One genomic window of Bradyrhizobium sp. CCGE-LA001 includes the following:
- a CDS encoding glutathione S-transferase family protein, producing the protein MTIELHTWNTPNGRKISVALEEMGLPYKVIPVNITKGEQMAPDFLKLSPNNKIPAILDPDGPDGKPVSIFESGAILLYLGEKTGKFLPKSLSARIPVYEWLMWQMGGFGPMPGQVHHFIALENEQDRAYGLKRYMAETRRLYGVLDRRLEGYDFVAGELSVADFAILGWAWRHPRHKVDLADFPNVKRWYEALMARPAVKRGMEAKLD; encoded by the coding sequence ATGACCATCGAACTGCACACCTGGAACACGCCGAACGGCCGCAAGATCTCGGTCGCGCTGGAGGAGATGGGGCTGCCCTACAAGGTGATCCCGGTGAACATCACCAAGGGCGAGCAGATGGCTCCTGATTTCCTCAAGCTCTCCCCCAACAACAAGATCCCCGCCATCCTCGACCCCGACGGGCCCGACGGCAAGCCGGTCAGCATCTTCGAATCCGGCGCGATCCTGCTCTATCTCGGCGAAAAGACCGGCAAGTTCCTGCCGAAATCGCTCTCCGCGCGGATCCCGGTGTATGAATGGCTGATGTGGCAGATGGGCGGCTTCGGCCCGATGCCGGGCCAGGTGCACCATTTTATCGCCCTCGAGAACGAGCAGGACCGCGCCTATGGCCTGAAGCGCTACATGGCCGAGACGCGCCGGCTCTATGGCGTGCTCGACCGCCGGCTGGAGGGGTACGACTTCGTCGCCGGCGAGCTCTCGGTCGCCGATTTCGCCATCCTCGGCTGGGCCTGGCGCCACCCCCGCCACAAGGTGGACCTCGCCGATTTCCCCAACGTCAAGCGCTGGTATGAGGCGCTGATGGCGCGCCCGGCGGTGAAGCGGGGGATGGAGGCGAAGCTGGATTGA
- a CDS encoding DUF2865 domain-containing protein, which translates to MSSHARRRAKLVAATLAAPLLAAPAPVSAEGLFDFLFGGMQQQRPQREVPQQSNSYVDPFTGQQNAATPQYVPPTRAAAAGGSGPAFCVRSCDGKYFPLMRGLVSPAQMCQAFCPASTTKVYFGSSIEGAYSQAGERYTDSENAFSYRKALRADCTCNGREPVGLAPVDLALDSSLKAGDVIATSDGLVAYTGIRVGNDQAADFTPVASYPGLTAQVRARLGEMKVAPVRAETVSADAPAAAEIAREPLPDVTVPKTNAQKPAKRAGLE; encoded by the coding sequence ATGTCGTCCCATGCGCGGCGTCGCGCGAAACTTGTGGCCGCCACCCTTGCAGCTCCGCTGCTTGCGGCGCCGGCTCCCGTTTCGGCTGAAGGCTTGTTCGACTTTCTCTTCGGCGGGATGCAGCAGCAGCGTCCCCAGCGCGAGGTGCCGCAGCAGTCGAACTCCTATGTCGATCCCTTCACCGGGCAGCAGAATGCCGCAACGCCGCAATATGTGCCGCCGACCCGGGCGGCGGCAGCGGGCGGCTCCGGCCCGGCCTTCTGCGTGCGCAGCTGCGACGGCAAGTATTTTCCATTGATGCGCGGCCTCGTCTCGCCGGCGCAGATGTGCCAGGCATTCTGTCCTGCCAGCACGACCAAGGTCTATTTCGGTTCCTCGATCGAGGGCGCCTATTCGCAGGCCGGCGAGCGCTACACCGATAGCGAGAACGCCTTCTCCTATCGCAAGGCGCTGCGCGCGGACTGCACCTGCAACGGCCGCGAGCCGGTCGGCCTCGCCCCCGTCGACCTCGCACTGGATTCCTCGCTGAAGGCCGGCGATGTGATCGCCACCAGCGACGGCCTCGTCGCCTACACCGGCATTCGCGTCGGCAACGACCAGGCTGCAGATTTCACTCCGGTTGCCTCCTATCCAGGCCTCACCGCACAGGTCCGTGCGCGGCTCGGCGAGATGAAGGTGGCGCCGGTGCGCGCCGAGACGGTCTCCGCGGATGCCCCCGCCGCGGCCGAGATCGCGCGCGAGCCGCTGCCTGATGTGACGGTGCCGAAGACCAATGCGCAGAAGCCGGCGAAGCGGGCCGGGTTGGAATGA
- the polA gene encoding DNA polymerase I — MPKTSPKTTAKADTKAAPNAAADTKPAVKSAATAAAKPVAAKAAGKGDHVFLVDGSSYIFRAYHALPPLNRKSDGLQVNAVLGFCNMLWKLLRDMPEDNRPTHLAIIFDKSEITFRNKIYPDYKAHRPPAPDDLIPQFALIREAVRAFDLPCLEQVGFEADDLIATYVRQACERGASATIVSSDKDLMQLVADCVTMYDTMKDRRIGIPEVIEKFGVPPEKVVEVQALAGDSTDNVPGVPGIGIKTAAQLITEYGDLDQLLFRAGEIKQPKRREALLENAEKARISRQLVLLDDKVDLEVPLDDLAVHEPDARKLIAFLKAMEFTTLTRRVAEYAQIDPANVDADPGYASGASVFSPLPPSDVVPTPGDGTPAPARPNQPNTSASKEDKSASPKGAPVSLAAAREEALRKLPVDRTKYQAIKTLKELNAFIARIHDAGHVAIETRANSIDPMQSDLCGIALALAPNDACYVPLAHKQSGGGAGLFDAGLAPDQVKHADAIEALRPVLESTGILKIGFDVKFTAVMLAQHGITLRNIDDALLISYVLDAGRGSHAIEQLSERWFGHAMLKESELLGSGKGKITFDQVPIDKAAPLSAEAADMALRIWRVLKPRLVAEHMTTAYETLERPLVSVLARMERRGISIDRQVLSRLSGDFAQTAARVEAEIQQIAGEPVNVGSPKQIGDILFGKMGLSGGSKTKTGAWSTTAQVLDELAEQGHDFPKKILEWRQVSKLKSTYTDALPTYVNPQTHRVHTTYALAATTTGRLSSNEPNLQNIPVRTEDGRKIRRAFIATPGHKLVSADYSQIELRLLAEIADIPVLKQAFRDGLDIHAMTASEMFGVPIKGMPSEIRRRAKAINFGIIYGISAFGLANQLGIAREEASAYIKKYFERFPGIRAYMDETRDFCRNHGYVTTLFGRKCHYPDIKASNASVRAFNERAAINARLQGTAADIIRRAMTRVEDALTEKKLSAQMLLQVHDELIFEVPDAEVEATLPVVQKVMQDAPFPAVLLSVPLHVDARAANNWDEAH, encoded by the coding sequence ATGCCCAAAACCTCCCCGAAGACCACCGCCAAAGCTGACACCAAGGCCGCGCCCAATGCGGCCGCCGACACCAAGCCCGCGGTCAAATCCGCTGCGACAGCTGCTGCCAAACCGGTTGCGGCGAAGGCGGCCGGCAAGGGTGACCATGTGTTCCTGGTCGACGGTTCCTCCTACATCTTCCGCGCCTATCACGCGCTGCCGCCGCTGAACCGCAAGTCCGACGGCCTCCAGGTCAATGCCGTGCTCGGCTTCTGCAACATGCTGTGGAAGCTGCTCCGCGACATGCCCGAGGACAACCGGCCCACGCATCTCGCCATCATCTTCGACAAGTCGGAGATCACCTTCCGCAACAAGATCTATCCCGACTACAAGGCGCACCGGCCGCCGGCGCCCGATGACCTTATCCCGCAATTCGCGCTGATCCGCGAGGCGGTCCGCGCCTTCGACCTGCCCTGCCTGGAACAAGTCGGGTTCGAGGCCGATGATCTCATTGCGACCTATGTGCGGCAGGCCTGCGAACGCGGCGCCAGCGCGACCATCGTGTCTTCCGACAAGGATTTGATGCAGCTCGTCGCCGATTGCGTCACCATGTACGACACCATGAAGGACCGGCGCATCGGTATCCCCGAGGTGATCGAAAAGTTCGGCGTGCCGCCGGAGAAGGTGGTCGAGGTGCAGGCGCTCGCGGGCGACTCCACCGACAACGTGCCCGGCGTGCCCGGCATCGGCATCAAGACCGCGGCGCAGCTGATCACCGAATATGGCGACCTCGATCAATTGCTGTTCCGCGCCGGCGAGATCAAGCAGCCGAAGCGGCGCGAGGCGCTGCTCGAGAATGCGGAGAAGGCACGGATCTCGCGGCAGCTCGTCCTGCTCGACGACAAGGTCGACCTCGAAGTGCCGCTGGACGACCTCGCGGTGCACGAGCCCGATGCCCGCAAGCTGATCGCCTTCCTGAAGGCGATGGAGTTCACGACGTTGACGCGGCGCGTCGCCGAGTATGCGCAGATCGATCCCGCCAATGTCGATGCCGACCCCGGCTATGCCAGCGGCGCCAGCGTGTTCTCGCCGCTGCCGCCCTCGGACGTCGTGCCCACGCCGGGCGACGGAACGCCGGCACCGGCCCGCCCGAACCAGCCCAACACATCGGCGAGCAAGGAGGACAAGTCCGCGAGCCCGAAAGGCGCGCCGGTCTCGCTCGCGGCCGCGCGCGAAGAGGCGTTGCGCAAGCTTCCGGTCGACAGGACCAAGTACCAGGCGATCAAGACGCTGAAGGAGCTCAACGCCTTTATCGCGCGCATCCATGATGCCGGCCATGTCGCGATCGAGACGCGAGCGAACTCGATCGATCCGATGCAGTCCGACCTTTGCGGCATCGCGCTGGCGCTGGCGCCCAACGATGCCTGCTATGTGCCGCTGGCGCACAAGCAGTCCGGCGGCGGCGCCGGCCTGTTCGATGCGGGCCTCGCGCCCGATCAGGTCAAGCATGCGGATGCGATCGAAGCGCTGCGGCCGGTGCTGGAATCGACAGGCATTCTCAAGATCGGTTTTGACGTCAAGTTCACCGCCGTGATGCTGGCGCAGCACGGCATCACCCTGCGCAACATCGACGATGCGCTGCTGATCTCCTACGTGCTCGATGCAGGCCGCGGCTCGCATGCGATCGAGCAGCTGTCCGAGCGCTGGTTCGGCCATGCCATGCTGAAGGAGAGCGAGCTGCTCGGCAGCGGCAAAGGCAAGATCACCTTCGACCAGGTGCCGATCGACAAGGCCGCGCCGCTGTCGGCCGAAGCCGCCGACATGGCCCTGCGCATCTGGCGCGTGCTGAAGCCGCGCCTCGTCGCCGAGCACATGACCACCGCCTACGAGACGCTGGAGCGACCGCTGGTATCGGTGCTCGCGCGCATGGAGCGCCGCGGCATCTCGATCGACCGCCAGGTGCTGTCCCGTCTCTCCGGCGATTTCGCCCAGACCGCCGCGCGCGTCGAGGCCGAGATCCAGCAGATTGCCGGCGAGCCCGTCAATGTCGGCAGCCCCAAGCAGATCGGCGACATCCTGTTCGGTAAGATGGGACTATCAGGCGGCAGCAAGACGAAGACCGGCGCATGGTCGACCACCGCCCAGGTGCTCGATGAGCTCGCCGAGCAGGGCCACGACTTCCCGAAGAAGATTTTGGAGTGGCGCCAGGTCTCGAAGCTGAAATCGACCTACACCGACGCGCTGCCGACCTACGTCAATCCGCAGACCCACCGCGTCCACACGACTTACGCGCTGGCCGCGACCACCACGGGGCGGCTGTCGTCGAACGAGCCGAATTTGCAGAACATCCCGGTGCGCACCGAGGACGGCCGCAAGATCCGCCGCGCCTTCATCGCGACACCAGGGCACAAGCTGGTGTCGGCCGACTATTCTCAGATCGAGCTGCGGCTGCTCGCCGAGATCGCGGATATCCCCGTGCTGAAGCAGGCGTTCCGCGACGGGCTCGACATTCACGCCATGACGGCGTCGGAAATGTTCGGCGTGCCGATCAAGGGCATGCCGAGCGAGATCCGCCGCCGCGCCAAGGCGATCAATTTCGGCATCATCTACGGCATCTCCGCGTTTGGCCTCGCCAACCAGCTCGGCATCGCGCGCGAGGAGGCCTCGGCCTACATCAAGAAATATTTCGAGCGCTTCCCAGGGATCCGCGCCTATATGGACGAGACGCGCGACTTCTGCCGCAACCACGGCTACGTCACCACGCTGTTCGGCCGCAAGTGCCACTACCCCGACATCAAGGCCTCCAACGCCTCGGTGCGCGCCTTCAACGAGCGCGCCGCGATCAACGCCCGGCTCCAGGGCACCGCCGCCGACATCATCCGCCGCGCCATGACGCGCGTCGAGGACGCGCTCACCGAGAAGAAGCTGTCGGCGCAGATGCTGCTCCAGGTGCATGACGAGCTGATCTTCGAGGTGCCGGACGCGGAGGTTGAGGCAACGCTGCCCGTGGTGCAGAAGGTGATGCAGGATGCACCATTCCCGGCCGTGCTGCTGTCGGTGCCGTTGCATGTCGACGCGCGCGCGGCGAACAATTGGGACGAGGCGCATTAG
- a CDS encoding acyl-CoA thioesterase has protein sequence MHAKLPHPFDDATRITAGDSSWQGHTSDGYWAFVGPFGGATAATILRALIDHPERAGDPLALTVNYCAPIAKGPFDLDVRLVKANRSSQHWSVELSQGGGEVATLATAVFAERRPSWEHRVAKCPNAKPFEQTLPFPKISASWANQYEFRFVEGEMRIGPPQAEPASTYSKIWIGDRTPRKLDMLSLMSMSDAFFGRIFHARRELVPFGTVSLTTYFHTTGEELATEDITRVLATADAKIFHRSYGDQNGELWSPNGRLLATTTQIAYFKA, from the coding sequence ATGCATGCCAAGCTCCCCCATCCCTTCGACGACGCCACCCGCATTACCGCGGGCGACTCCAGCTGGCAGGGGCACACCAGCGACGGTTACTGGGCCTTCGTCGGTCCGTTCGGCGGCGCCACCGCCGCGACAATTCTGCGCGCGCTGATCGACCATCCCGAACGCGCCGGCGATCCGCTCGCGCTCACCGTCAATTACTGCGCGCCGATCGCCAAGGGGCCGTTCGATCTCGACGTGCGGCTGGTGAAGGCCAACCGCTCCAGCCAGCATTGGAGCGTCGAGCTCAGCCAGGGCGGCGGCGAGGTCGCAACGCTCGCCACCGCCGTGTTCGCCGAGCGCCGGCCATCGTGGGAACACAGGGTGGCGAAATGCCCGAATGCCAAGCCGTTCGAGCAGACGCTGCCGTTCCCGAAAATCTCGGCATCCTGGGCCAATCAGTATGAATTCCGCTTCGTCGAGGGCGAGATGCGGATCGGCCCGCCGCAGGCCGAGCCCGCCAGCACCTATTCCAAGATCTGGATCGGCGACCGCACGCCGCGCAAGCTCGACATGCTGTCGCTGATGTCGATGTCGGATGCCTTCTTCGGTCGCATCTTCCACGCCCGGCGCGAGCTGGTGCCGTTCGGCACGGTGTCGCTGACGACCTATTTCCACACGACCGGCGAGGAGCTCGCAACTGAAGACATCACGCGCGTGCTGGCGACGGCGGACGCGAAGATCTTCCACAGGAGCTATGGCGACCAAAACGGCGAGCTGTGGTCCCCGAACGGGCGACTGCTCGCCACTACGACGCAAATCGCCTATTTTAAGGCGTAG
- a CDS encoding LysE family translocator, which produces MPHTPALLGFALVCLGLVLTPGPNMIYLISRSITQGPAAGIVSLGGVVLGFVFYMLCAAFGITALLLAIPFAYDALRFAGAFYLLWLAWQAVKPGGRSPFQVRKLAVDSPRKLFAMGFVTNLLNPKIAMLYLALLPQFIDPTAGSVLMQSVVLGAIQIAISVSVNAMIALAAGSIALFLARRPSWMLVQRWLMGTVLAGLAVRMAVEAKKV; this is translated from the coding sequence ATGCCCCATACCCCCGCCCTGCTCGGCTTCGCCCTCGTCTGCCTCGGCCTCGTGCTCACGCCCGGGCCGAACATGATCTACCTGATCTCGCGCTCAATCACGCAAGGGCCTGCGGCCGGCATTGTCTCGCTCGGCGGCGTCGTGCTCGGCTTCGTGTTCTACATGCTGTGCGCGGCGTTCGGCATCACGGCGCTGCTGCTCGCCATTCCCTTTGCCTATGACGCGCTGCGCTTTGCCGGCGCGTTCTATCTGCTCTGGCTCGCCTGGCAGGCGGTGAAGCCAGGCGGGCGCTCGCCGTTCCAGGTGAGAAAGCTCGCGGTCGACAGCCCGCGCAAATTGTTCGCGATGGGCTTCGTCACCAACCTGCTCAATCCGAAGATCGCGATGTTGTATCTGGCGCTGCTGCCGCAGTTCATCGATCCCACAGCCGGCAGCGTGCTGATGCAGTCGGTGGTGCTCGGCGCGATCCAGATCGCGATCAGCGTCAGCGTCAATGCGATGATCGCGCTCGCAGCCGGATCGATCGCGCTGTTCCTGGCGAGGCGGCCGAGCTGGATGCTGGTGCAGCGCTGGCTGATGGGCACGGTGCTGGCCGGCCTCGCCGTGCGGATGGCAGTGGAAGCGAAGAAGGTGTGA
- a CDS encoding glycogen/starch/alpha-glucan phosphorylase, whose amino-acid sequence MQDQSFQPNFPAPGQPIDELALAEIKGAILAKLRLAIGKDAGMATKHDWYQAAALALRDRIVHRWLTAEKHSYDAGRKRVYYLSLEFLIGRLFTDALNNMGLLKIFEVALGDLGVSLPELRKCEPDAALGNGGLGRLAACFMESMATLSIPAIGYGIRYDYGLFRQIINQGWQQEYPDEWLSFGNPWELQRPEVIYHVHFGGSVEHVDDKGRDRAIWHPDETVQAIAYDTPIVGWRGQHVNALRLWSARSPDPLKLDAFNKGDYVSASAEQSRAEAICKFLYPNDESPAGRELRLRQEYFFVSASLQDLVNRHLSSDGQLRSLAMKVAVQLNDTHPSLAVTELMRILVDLHNFRWDEAWKITVATLSYTNHTLLPEALETWPVELFERLLPRHLEIIYRINVQHLALAEARCPGDIDFRASVSLIDEKSGRRVRMGQLAFVGSHRINGVSAMHSDLMRETVFHDLNHLYPGRITNKTNGITFRRWLMLANPKLTDLLRETCGEAVLDDPTQLSLIEARASDVEFQKKFRAVKHANKAALARLIGERLGIKVDPSALFDVQIKRIHEYKRQLLNVIETVALYQAIKDDPNGNWVPRVKIFAGKAAASYRYAKLIIKLINDVADIVNNDPAVDGKLKVAFLPDYNVSLAEVIIPAADLSEQISTAGMEASGTGNMKLALNGAITIGTLDGANIEIRDHVGPENIAIFGLEAGDVMIRRKQGLDASDIVRNSPKLQRAINAIGTGEFSPGDPGRFESIAHALRYLDHYMVSADFDSYYEAQRAVDARWLVSPAWTRASILNVARMAWFSSDRTIREYAEEIWNVPVNPTTPLLPNLRDVAG is encoded by the coding sequence TTGCAAGATCAATCTTTCCAGCCAAATTTTCCCGCCCCGGGCCAGCCCATCGACGAGCTCGCGCTGGCTGAGATCAAGGGCGCGATCCTGGCGAAGCTGCGCCTTGCCATCGGCAAGGACGCGGGCATGGCGACCAAGCACGACTGGTACCAGGCCGCGGCGCTGGCGCTGCGCGACCGCATCGTGCATCGCTGGCTCACCGCCGAGAAGCACAGCTACGACGCGGGTCGCAAGCGCGTCTATTATCTCTCACTCGAATTTTTGATCGGCCGCCTCTTCACCGACGCGCTCAACAACATGGGGCTGCTCAAGATCTTCGAGGTCGCGCTCGGCGATCTCGGCGTGTCGCTGCCCGAACTGCGCAAATGCGAGCCCGACGCAGCCCTCGGCAATGGCGGCCTCGGCCGCCTCGCGGCCTGCTTCATGGAGAGCATGGCGACGCTGTCGATCCCCGCGATCGGCTACGGCATCCGCTACGATTACGGCCTGTTTCGCCAGATCATCAATCAGGGTTGGCAGCAGGAATATCCCGACGAATGGCTGAGCTTCGGCAACCCCTGGGAATTGCAGCGGCCGGAGGTGATCTATCACGTCCATTTCGGCGGCAGCGTCGAGCATGTCGACGACAAGGGCCGCGACCGCGCGATCTGGCATCCCGACGAGACCGTGCAGGCGATCGCCTATGACACGCCGATCGTCGGCTGGCGCGGCCAGCACGTCAACGCGCTCCGCCTGTGGTCGGCGCGCTCGCCCGATCCGTTGAAGCTCGACGCCTTCAACAAGGGCGATTATGTCAGCGCCAGCGCGGAGCAGTCACGCGCGGAAGCGATCTGCAAATTCCTCTATCCGAACGACGAGAGCCCGGCGGGCCGCGAGCTGCGGCTGCGCCAGGAATACTTCTTCGTCTCCGCCTCGCTCCAGGACCTCGTCAACCGCCACCTCAGCTCCGACGGCCAGCTCCGCAGCCTCGCGATGAAGGTCGCGGTGCAGCTCAACGACACCCATCCGAGCCTCGCCGTCACCGAGCTGATGCGGATCCTCGTCGACCTCCACAATTTCCGCTGGGACGAGGCCTGGAAGATCACGGTCGCCACGCTCTCCTACACCAACCACACGCTGCTGCCGGAAGCGCTGGAGACCTGGCCGGTCGAGCTGTTCGAGCGGCTGCTGCCGCGGCACCTCGAGATCATCTACCGCATCAACGTGCAGCATCTGGCGCTCGCGGAGGCGCGCTGCCCCGGCGACATCGACTTCCGTGCCTCGGTCTCGTTGATCGACGAGAAGAGCGGCCGCCGCGTGCGCATGGGCCAGCTCGCCTTCGTCGGCTCGCACCGCATCAACGGCGTCTCGGCGATGCATTCCGACCTGATGCGCGAAACCGTGTTCCACGATCTCAACCATCTCTATCCCGGGCGCATCACCAACAAGACCAACGGCATCACCTTTCGCCGCTGGCTGATGCTGGCGAACCCGAAGCTGACCGACCTCTTGCGCGAGACCTGCGGCGAGGCCGTGCTCGACGATCCCACCCAGCTCAGCCTGATCGAGGCGCGCGCCAGCGACGTCGAATTCCAGAAGAAATTCCGCGCCGTCAAGCACGCCAACAAGGCGGCGCTGGCGCGGCTGATCGGCGAGCGGCTCGGCATCAAGGTCGACCCGAGCGCGCTGTTCGACGTGCAGATCAAGCGCATCCACGAATACAAGCGCCAGCTGCTCAACGTCATCGAGACGGTCGCGCTGTACCAAGCGATCAAGGACGATCCCAACGGCAATTGGGTGCCGCGGGTGAAGATCTTCGCCGGCAAGGCGGCGGCGAGCTATCGCTATGCCAAGCTGATCATCAAGCTGATCAACGACGTCGCCGACATCGTCAACAACGACCCCGCGGTCGACGGCAAGCTGAAGGTCGCCTTCCTGCCCGACTACAATGTCAGCCTCGCCGAAGTGATCATTCCCGCGGCCGACCTGTCCGAGCAGATCTCGACAGCCGGCATGGAAGCCTCCGGCACCGGCAACATGAAGCTGGCCCTGAACGGCGCCATCACCATCGGCACGCTCGACGGCGCCAATATCGAGATCCGCGACCATGTCGGGCCTGAGAACATCGCGATCTTCGGCCTGGAGGCCGGCGACGTCATGATCCGGCGCAAGCAGGGGCTGGATGCCTCCGACATCGTCCGGAATTCGCCGAAGCTCCAGCGCGCCATCAATGCGATCGGGACCGGCGAGTTCTCGCCCGGCGACCCCGGTCGTTTCGAGTCCATCGCGCACGCGCTGCGTTACCTCGACCATTACATGGTCAGCGCCGATTTCGATTCCTATTACGAGGCGCAGCGAGCGGTCGACGCGCGCTGGCTGGTCTCGCCGGCCTGGACGCGCGCCTCCATCCTCAACGTCGCGCGCATGGCGTGGTTCTCCTCGGACCGCACCATCCGCGAATATGCCGAGGAAATCTGGAACGTGCCGGTCAATCCGACCACGCCGCTGCTGCCGAATTTGCGCGACGTCGCGGGCTGA
- the pyrE gene encoding orotate phosphoribosyltransferase, whose translation MSKSASRARLFEIIRRRSFGRGEVTLASGRKSDFYFNLKPTMLDPEGATLLAELTYEALKDDQLDFIGGLEMGAVPLAGALAQISWIKGHPIAAFFVRKKPKEHGAKLAIEGLPKGETLAGKRVVIVEDVTTTGGSAMKAVESVREIGAEVVLVLTMVDREEGATDTFGAAGLPFRSLYKASEFLKA comes from the coding sequence GTGTCGAAATCAGCCTCCCGCGCCCGCCTGTTCGAAATCATCCGCCGGCGCTCCTTCGGCCGCGGCGAGGTGACGCTCGCGTCCGGCCGCAAGAGCGATTTCTACTTCAACCTCAAGCCGACCATGCTCGACCCCGAGGGTGCGACCCTGCTCGCCGAGCTCACCTATGAGGCGCTGAAGGACGACCAGCTGGATTTCATCGGCGGGCTCGAGATGGGCGCGGTGCCGCTGGCCGGTGCGCTGGCGCAGATCTCCTGGATCAAGGGCCATCCGATCGCGGCCTTTTTCGTGCGCAAGAAGCCGAAGGAGCACGGCGCCAAGCTCGCGATCGAGGGCCTGCCCAAGGGCGAGACGCTGGCCGGCAAGCGCGTCGTGATCGTCGAAGACGTCACCACCACCGGCGGCTCGGCGATGAAGGCGGTGGAATCCGTGCGTGAGATTGGCGCCGAAGTAGTGCTGGTGCTGACCATGGTCGACCGCGAGGAAGGCGCCACCGACACGTTCGGTGCGGCCGGCCTGCCGTTCCGCTCGCTGTACAAGGCCTCGGAGTTCTTGAAGGCCTGA
- a CDS encoding phosphoenolpyruvate carboxykinase, whose product MQETGVRNGAFGADKFGLKNLKQVHWNLGAPQLYQYSLSAGEAVLSADGALCADTGEFTGRSPKDKFTVRDATTDKKMWWAGNQSITAEQFETLYQDFLKHAEGKRLFAQDLYGGADPAYRIKTRVFTELAWHSLFIRTLLIRPEAIELATFVPELTIIDMPSFRADPKRHGCRSENVVAIDFARKIVLIGGSYYAGEMKKSVFTTLNYYLPERGVMPMHCSANVGAKGDTAIFFGLSGTGKTTLSADPNRTLIGDDEHGWGPNGVFNFEGGCYAKCIKLSQEAEPEIYAASTRFGAVLENCVLDEDTRVVDFDDGSKTENTRSAYPLDFIPNASRTGRAPQPKNVVMLAADAFGVLPPIAKLTPAQAMYHFLSGYTAKVAGTERGLGNEPQPEFSTCFGSPFLPLDPSVYGNMLRDLIAQHNVDCWLVNTGWTGGKYGTGNRMPIKVTRALLTAALDGSLRNVEFRTDKYFGFAVPTALPGVPHEILNPVNTWKDKDEFDKTARALVGMFQKNFAKFEAQVDAEVRAAAPDVKLAAE is encoded by the coding sequence GTGCAAGAGACGGGCGTGCGCAACGGTGCCTTCGGCGCCGACAAATTCGGCTTAAAGAATCTCAAGCAGGTTCACTGGAACCTCGGTGCGCCGCAACTCTATCAATACTCGCTCTCGGCGGGTGAGGCGGTGCTGTCCGCCGATGGCGCGCTTTGCGCCGACACCGGCGAATTCACCGGTCGCAGCCCGAAGGACAAGTTCACGGTGCGCGACGCCACCACCGACAAGAAGATGTGGTGGGCCGGCAACCAGTCGATCACCGCAGAGCAGTTCGAGACGCTCTACCAGGACTTTCTCAAGCACGCCGAAGGCAAGCGCCTGTTCGCGCAGGATCTCTATGGCGGCGCCGATCCGGCCTATCGGATCAAGACGCGCGTCTTCACCGAGCTCGCCTGGCACTCGCTGTTCATCCGCACGCTGCTGATCCGCCCCGAGGCGATCGAGCTGGCGACCTTCGTGCCGGAGCTCACCATCATCGACATGCCGAGCTTCCGCGCCGATCCTAAACGTCACGGCTGCCGTTCGGAGAACGTCGTCGCGATCGACTTCGCCCGCAAGATCGTCCTGATCGGCGGGTCTTATTATGCTGGCGAGATGAAGAAGTCGGTCTTCACCACGCTGAACTATTACCTGCCCGAGCGTGGCGTAATGCCGATGCACTGCTCGGCCAATGTCGGCGCCAAGGGCGACACCGCGATCTTCTTCGGGCTGTCGGGTACCGGCAAGACCACGCTGTCTGCCGATCCCAACCGCACGCTGATCGGCGACGACGAGCATGGCTGGGGCCCGAACGGCGTCTTCAATTTCGAAGGCGGCTGCTATGCCAAGTGCATCAAGCTGTCACAGGAAGCCGAGCCCGAAATCTATGCGGCCTCCACCCGCTTCGGCGCGGTGCTCGAGAACTGCGTGCTCGACGAAGACACCCGCGTGGTCGATTTCGACGACGGCTCCAAGACCGAGAACACGCGCTCGGCCTATCCGCTCGACTTCATTCCGAACGCCTCGCGCACCGGCCGCGCGCCGCAGCCGAAGAACGTCGTGATGCTCGCGGCCGACGCCTTCGGCGTGCTGCCGCCGATCGCAAAGCTCACGCCGGCGCAGGCGATGTATCACTTCCTCTCCGGCTACACCGCCAAGGTCGCCGGCACCGAGCGCGGTCTCGGCAACGAGCCGCAGCCGGAATTCTCGACCTGCTTCGGCTCGCCCTTCCTGCCGCTCGACCCCAGCGTTTACGGCAATATGCTGCGCGACCTCATCGCCCAGCACAATGTCGATTGCTGGCTGGTCAACACCGGCTGGACCGGCGGCAAGTACGGCACAGGCAACCGCATGCCGATCAAGGTGACGCGCGCGCTGCTCACCGCCGCGCTCGACGGCAGCTTGCGCAACGTCGAATTCCGCACCGACAAATATTTCGGCTTCGCGGTCCCGACCGCGCTGCCGGGCGTGCCTCACGAGATCCTTAACCCGGTCAACACCTGGAAGGACAAGGACGAGTTCGACAAGACCGCCCGTGCGCTGGTCGGCATGTTCCAGAAGAACTTCGCCAAGTTCGAAGCGCAAGTGGATGCAGAGGTTCGCGCGGCTGCGCCGGACGTGAAGCTCGCCGCGGAATAG